One stretch of Arachis hypogaea cultivar Tifrunner chromosome 20, arahy.Tifrunner.gnm2.J5K5, whole genome shotgun sequence DNA includes these proteins:
- the LOC112786040 gene encoding uncharacterized protein produces the protein MKRFGHHLKLLFNDKKPSQSQTKQLCRGFCQGTKVVSPNQDDFAMISPRIKLRDGRHLAYLERGVSKDVAKYKIIIVHGFGSSKEMNFLAPQELINELGIYLLQYDQAGYGESDPNPKRSLKSEALDIQELADQLELGPQFYVIGVSMGSYATWSCLQYLPHSSRERRRTTRAWHKR, from the exons ATGAAAAGATTCGGACATCACCTTAAACTATTGTTCAATGATAAGAAACCATCACAATCTCAGACAAAACAACTCTGCAGAGGTTTCTGTCAG GGGACTAAGGTTGTTTCTCCAAACCAAGATGATTTTGCTATGATTTCACCAAGAATTAAACTCAGAGATGGGAGGCACCTGGCTTATCTTGAGAGAGGGGTTTCTAAGGATGTGGCAAAGTACAAGATCATCATTGTCCATGGTTTTGGAAGCTCCAAAGAGATGAACTTTCTCGCACCCCAA gaACTAATAAATGAACTAGGTATATATCTGCTGCAATATGACCAAGCTGGGTATGGAGAAAGTGATCCAAATCCCAAACGCTCGCTCAAAAGTGAAGCACTTGACATTCAAGAACTTGCTGATCAGTTAGAGTTAGGGCCACAGTTCTATGTCATTGGAGTCTCAATGGGTTCATATGCTACATGGAGTTGCCTTCAGTACTTACCCCACAG CagcagagaaagaagaagaacaactcgAGCATGGCACAAACGCTAG